In one Mycobacteroides chelonae genomic region, the following are encoded:
- the kasA gene encoding 3-oxoacyl-ACP synthase KasA: MTTPSTANGGFPNVVVTALAATTSIAPDIEGTWKGLIAGESGIEVLEDEFVEKFGLPVWIGGHLKEPIDNHMTRLELRRMAYVQRMALLVGRQVWQNAGTPDDIDKDRLAVVIGTGLGGGERIVETYDTMNEHGIRKVSPLAVQMCMPNGAAAVVGLEIGARAGVITPVSACSSGSEAIAHAWRQIVMGDADMVVCGGVEGMIEALPIAAFSMMRAMSTRNDEPEKASRPFDKDRDGFVFGEAGALMVIETEEHAKARGAQILARIMGAGITSDAYHMVAPGPDGVRAGAAMTRAIQTAGLSPKDIDHINAHGTATPIGDVAEANAIHVAGVQHAAVYAPKSALGHSIGAVGALESVLTVLALRDGVIPPTLNLDNLDPEIDLDVVAGEPRHGDFKYAINNSFGFGGHNVALAFGKY; the protein is encoded by the coding sequence GTGACAACCCCTTCCACTGCCAACGGTGGCTTCCCCAACGTCGTTGTGACGGCTCTCGCCGCAACGACATCTATCGCGCCTGACATCGAGGGCACGTGGAAGGGATTGATCGCCGGGGAGAGCGGCATCGAGGTTCTCGAAGACGAATTCGTCGAGAAGTTCGGTCTGCCCGTGTGGATCGGTGGGCACCTCAAGGAGCCCATCGACAACCACATGACCCGGTTGGAGCTTCGCCGGATGGCCTACGTGCAGCGCATGGCGCTGCTCGTAGGCCGTCAGGTGTGGCAGAACGCCGGCACGCCCGATGACATCGACAAGGACCGCCTCGCCGTCGTCATCGGTACCGGGCTCGGCGGTGGCGAGCGCATCGTCGAAACCTACGACACCATGAATGAGCATGGCATTCGCAAGGTTTCGCCGCTCGCCGTCCAGATGTGCATGCCCAACGGTGCCGCCGCGGTGGTGGGCCTGGAGATCGGTGCCCGCGCGGGCGTCATCACGCCGGTGTCGGCGTGTTCCTCCGGCTCCGAGGCCATCGCGCATGCGTGGCGCCAGATTGTGATGGGCGACGCCGACATGGTCGTCTGCGGTGGCGTGGAGGGCATGATCGAAGCCCTGCCGATCGCCGCGTTCTCGATGATGCGCGCCATGTCGACCCGAAACGATGAGCCGGAGAAGGCTTCTCGTCCGTTCGACAAGGACCGCGACGGATTCGTGTTCGGCGAGGCGGGTGCGCTCATGGTCATCGAGACCGAGGAGCACGCCAAGGCTCGTGGCGCGCAGATCCTGGCCCGCATCATGGGCGCCGGCATCACCTCTGACGCGTACCACATGGTGGCCCCGGGCCCCGATGGTGTGCGCGCAGGTGCGGCGATGACCCGCGCAATTCAGACAGCAGGCCTGTCCCCCAAGGACATTGACCACATCAACGCGCACGGCACGGCCACCCCGATCGGCGATGTCGCCGAGGCCAACGCCATCCATGTCGCCGGTGTGCAACACGCCGCGGTGTATGCGCCCAAGTCGGCGCTCGGCCACTCGATTGGTGCCGTCGGCGCCCTGGAATCGGTGCTCACCGTGCTCGCACTGCGCGACGGCGTTATCCCGCCGACGCTCAATCTTGACAACCTTGATCCCGAAATCGACCTGGATGTCGTTGCGGGAGAGCCGCGTCACGGGGATTTTAAATACGCAATCAATAACTCGTTCGGATTCGGCGGGCACAACGTTGCGCTTGCCTTCGGTAAGTACTGA
- the acpM gene encoding meromycolate extension acyl carrier protein AcpM, whose product MATAEEKDRIVAGLAEIIEEVTGIEPSEVTLEKSFVDDLDIDSLSMVEIAVQTEDKYGVKIPDEDLAGLRTVGDVVNYIEKLEQENPEAAANIRAQLEG is encoded by the coding sequence GTGGCCACCGCAGAAGAAAAAGATCGCATCGTCGCCGGTCTCGCCGAGATCATCGAAGAGGTCACTGGTATCGAGCCCTCCGAGGTCACCCTCGAGAAGTCGTTCGTCGACGACCTGGACATCGACTCGCTGTCGATGGTTGAGATCGCCGTCCAGACCGAGGACAAGTACGGCGTGAAGATCCCCGATGAGGATCTGGCCGGTCTGCGGACCGTTGGCGATGTCGTCAACTACATCGAGAAGCTCGAGCAGGAAAACCCCGAGGCCGCAGCCAACATCCGCGCGCAGCTGGAGGGCTAG
- a CDS encoding ACP S-malonyltransferase → MIALLAPGQGSQTPGMLTPWLELPGATDQVEQWSKASGLDLVRLGTTATVEEITDTSITQPLVVALTLLAYDELTKRGHLNAKTTVVAGHSVGEIAAYAIAGVISADDAVALAATRGAEMAKACALDPTGMSAVLGGDEAEVLERLEALELIPANRNAVGQIVAAGRITALEKLAEDPPAKARVRQLATAGAFHTHFMAPAQEAYAAAAAAILPSEPVTTLLSNFDGTPVTSGADAMEKLVNQLTSPVRWDLCTEYFKTADVQAVVELPPSGALAGIAKREMRGVTNQALKSLEDLDSLAEL, encoded by the coding sequence GTGATTGCGCTGCTCGCTCCCGGACAGGGATCCCAGACTCCCGGCATGCTGACACCGTGGCTCGAATTGCCCGGTGCCACCGACCAGGTTGAGCAGTGGTCGAAGGCCAGCGGACTCGATCTGGTGCGCCTGGGTACCACCGCCACCGTCGAAGAGATCACCGATACCTCGATCACTCAGCCGTTGGTCGTCGCACTGACCCTGCTGGCCTACGACGAGCTGACCAAGCGCGGCCACCTCAACGCCAAGACCACCGTGGTCGCCGGTCACTCCGTCGGTGAGATCGCCGCCTACGCCATCGCCGGGGTCATCTCCGCCGACGACGCCGTCGCCCTGGCCGCCACCCGTGGCGCCGAGATGGCCAAGGCCTGCGCGCTGGACCCGACCGGTATGTCCGCCGTGCTGGGCGGTGACGAGGCCGAGGTGCTGGAGCGCCTGGAGGCCCTGGAGCTGATCCCCGCCAACCGCAACGCCGTCGGACAGATCGTCGCCGCCGGCCGCATCACCGCACTGGAGAAGCTGGCCGAGGATCCCCCGGCCAAGGCGCGCGTGCGCCAGCTCGCCACCGCAGGCGCCTTCCACACCCACTTCATGGCTCCCGCGCAGGAGGCGTACGCCGCCGCAGCGGCCGCGATCCTCCCGTCCGAGCCGGTCACCACCTTGCTGTCCAACTTCGATGGCACCCCCGTCACCTCAGGCGCCGACGCCATGGAGAAGCTGGTCAACCAGCTCACCTCCCCGGTGCGCTGGGATCTGTGCACCGAATACTTCAAGACGGCAGATGTACAGGCCGTAGTGGAGCTGCCGCCCTCAGGTGCGCTGGCCGGCATCGCGAAGCGTGAGATGCGTGGCGTCACCAACCAGGCCCTGAAATCCCTCGAAGACCTCGACTCCCTGGCCGAGCTGTAA
- a CDS encoding PucR family transcriptional regulator yields the protein MPDNSATSPRGFRAARKPRERAEVPEALLHRIKQYSGRLSTEAVHVMEERLPFFTDLEASQRSSVALVVQTAINNFVEWIRDPEGTVGFTMQAFEVVPQDLAKRLALRHSVDMVRTAMEFFEEVLPLLARNDEQLVTLTEGILRYSRDLAFGAASVYAEAAETRGAWDSRLEATVVDAVVRGDTGPDMLSRAAALNWDTTAPATVIVGTPRPEIIANATSLVHEVAQRHGRGALAVIQGTRLLTIASGPITAHNKFVVDLLTVFSDGPVVIGPTAGTLSASHTSAVEALSGMDAVSGWRGAPRPVSSRELLPERALLGDKAAIAALNTEVMRPLGDAGPALTETLDAYLDSGGAIEACARALFVHPNTVRYRLKRITDFTGRDPTSPRDAYVLRVAATVGRLAQEHAEVFTPEPGITPVTINVIKA from the coding sequence ATGCCCGACAATTCGGCGACCTCTCCTCGCGGATTTCGCGCGGCCCGCAAGCCCCGCGAAAGGGCCGAGGTGCCCGAGGCACTCCTGCACCGGATCAAGCAGTACTCCGGCCGGCTCTCGACCGAGGCCGTCCATGTCATGGAAGAGCGCTTGCCCTTCTTCACCGACCTGGAGGCCTCGCAGCGGTCCAGTGTCGCGCTGGTGGTTCAGACGGCGATCAACAACTTCGTCGAGTGGATACGCGACCCCGAAGGCACGGTCGGCTTCACCATGCAGGCCTTCGAGGTGGTCCCCCAGGACCTCGCCAAACGCCTGGCACTGCGCCATTCCGTCGACATGGTGCGCACCGCCATGGAGTTTTTCGAAGAGGTGCTGCCCCTGCTCGCGCGCAACGATGAGCAGCTGGTGACGCTAACCGAGGGCATCTTGCGGTACAGCCGCGATCTCGCATTCGGGGCGGCCAGCGTGTACGCGGAAGCCGCCGAGACCCGTGGAGCCTGGGACTCCCGCCTGGAGGCGACGGTGGTCGACGCGGTGGTACGCGGCGATACCGGACCGGACATGCTGTCGCGTGCCGCCGCACTCAACTGGGACACCACCGCGCCGGCAACGGTCATCGTCGGCACTCCCCGCCCGGAAATCATCGCCAACGCAACCTCCTTGGTTCATGAGGTCGCGCAGCGGCACGGCCGCGGGGCCCTTGCGGTCATCCAGGGAACCCGGCTGCTCACCATCGCGTCCGGTCCGATCACGGCCCATAACAAGTTCGTGGTCGATCTGTTGACGGTCTTCTCCGACGGTCCGGTGGTCATCGGGCCCACGGCGGGCACCCTCAGCGCCTCACACACCAGCGCGGTGGAGGCGCTCTCGGGGATGGATGCGGTGTCGGGGTGGCGGGGCGCACCCCGCCCGGTGTCCTCGCGCGAGCTTCTGCCCGAACGGGCGCTCCTGGGCGACAAGGCCGCTATTGCGGCCCTCAATACAGAGGTGATGCGCCCGCTCGGCGACGCCGGCCCGGCGCTGACCGAAACTCTCGACGCCTACTTAGATTCCGGGGGCGCGATCGAGGCGTGCGCACGCGCGCTGTTTGTTCACCCAAATACTGTGCGCTATCGACTTAAGCGAATCACCGATTTCACCGGTAGGGACCCAACGTCCCCGCGTGACGCCTATGTGTTGCGCGTCGCGGCAACCGTCGGCAGACTGGCTCAGGAGCACGCCGAGGTGTTCACTCCTGAACCAGGAATCACACCAGTCACAATCAATGTCATTAAGGCTTAG